Proteins encoded by one window of Lathyrus oleraceus cultivar Zhongwan6 chromosome 1, CAAS_Psat_ZW6_1.0, whole genome shotgun sequence:
- the LOC127093354 gene encoding uncharacterized protein LOC127093354, whose amino-acid sequence MGIRIKNQVSYVRAKELPKYQDLVEALHTGKKEVELNLKPNGGIHGFTFKFLVYKAIAFAEARSWTTFNASLALLIYGIVLFLNMEEFVDLAAIHIFLTQNPIPTLLADTYYSIHVRTHKKKGTIVYCAPLLYRWFISYLPSKDPFVENKDNLKWSQRIMSLNAEDISWYSRIYDGVKLILSCGDFPNVPLLGTKGGINYNLRLALRQLGYPMVDKPDLKNVDSFVLYEGVEEPELVKKIVKAWGAISPQGKAEMGKKNCIAKEAYTRWVKDRVSEILLSFPPKPSMNVKPLEPVIHQNSEVDELKKVIKTLEKENVDLKSRLGKISLEKETLKFNLNQKRDRVCQADDKVQKEVFKRIKMGDTLKGTCASLTTKKKQLAKTQYRARKVELDHMEQTKKLQSLLETCKKELKDDKSRTKHL is encoded by the coding sequence ATGGGTATTAGGATCAAGAACCAAGTGTCTTATGTTCGCGCTAAGGAACTTCCCAAATATCAAGACCTTGTTGAAGCTCTCCACACAGGAAAGAAAGAAGTGGAATTAAACTTGAAACCTAATGGTGGAATTCATGGCTTCACCTTCAAGTTTCTAGTGTACAAAGCTATTGCCTTCGCCGAAGCTAGGAGTTGGACGACCTTCAACGCCAGTCTAGCTCTACTTATCTATGGGATCGTATTGTTTCTGAATATGGAGGAATTCGTAGATCTGGCTGCTATTCATATCTTCCTAACTCagaatcctattcctactcttCTTGCCGATACTTACTACTCCATCCATGTGAGGACTCATAAGAAGAAAGGAACTATCGTCTACTGTGCCCCTTTGCTGTATAGGTGGTTTATTTCTTATCTACCCAGCAAAGACCCTTTTGTTGAGAACAAAGATAACTTGAAGTGGTCCCAGCGAATCATGTCCTTGAACGCCGAAGACATTTCTTGGTATTCTCGAATATACGACGGTGTCAAGCTTATCCTCAGCTGTGGGGATtttcctaatgtacctcttcttggtacaaaagGGGGGATCAATTACAATCTGAGGTTAGCACTACGACAACTGGGATACCCTATGGTGGACAAGCCTGATCTCAAGAATGTAGACAGTTTCGTCTTATACGAAGGGGTCGAAGAGCCAGAACTAGTCAAGAAGATTGTCAAGGCTTGGGGAGCAATTTCTCCTCAAGGAAAAGCAGAAATGGGTAAGAAGAATTGCATTGCCAAGGAAGCTTACACCAGATGGGTCAAAGACAGAGTTAGTGAAATTTTATTGTCGTTTCCACCTAAACCGTCCATGAATGTCAAGCCTCTTGAACCAGTAATCCATCAAAATTCTGAAGTCGATGAATTGAAAAAGGTTATTAAGACACTAGAGAAAGAGAATGTTGATCTCAAATCTAGACTTGGTAAGATCTCCTTGGAGAAAGAAACCTTGAAGTTCAATCTGAATCAGAAAAGAGATAGAGTTTGTCAAGCAGATGATAAGGTGCAAAAAGAGGTATTCAAAAGAATCAAAATGGGTGACACACTCAAAGGGACTTGTGCCAGTTTGACAACCAAGAAGAAGCAATTAGCCAAAACTCAATACCGAGCTAGAAAAGTGGAGCTCGATCACATGGAACAAACCAAGAAACTCCAAAGTCTGCtagaaacttgtaagaaagagCTGAAGGATGATAAAAGCCGCACCAAGCACCTATAA